From a single Arachis hypogaea cultivar Tifrunner chromosome 3, arahy.Tifrunner.gnm2.J5K5, whole genome shotgun sequence genomic region:
- the LOC112733979 gene encoding uncharacterized protein — MSDTSRGRVTITLGRSGQVVKRDVSATDASFSGSYASAGTKRSARDRLGNNADSSSWYGNELSSNKRHRGYIGMSNGLHDRRIGKDDLRLKLMRKSASRQSKRNIDLREKLLKAHPLSTRVNSSRLMPEPSESSMPRQTHLARSSNDLTQMESMRCSYSPWSLDHNLSRQRSPDGFPSTSHAISPRRNAEELQRRPSNQTMDGVRQVPRVTRNVLESTRATRPLSAAPSTMMACSTISTLPSVTAKPGASFLGQIPPSSSIAQRTAYVGNEQQSYQTVDGLLNALGLAKYAILFKAEEVDMTALKQMRENDLKELGIPMGPRKKILLALLPRVKRQQ, encoded by the exons ATGTCTGATACTTCCAGGGGCCGGGTTACCATTACTCTTGGGCGTAGCGGTCAG GTTGTGAAGAGGGATGTATCAGCAACAGATGCTTCTTTCTCAGGTTCATATGCTTCTGCTGGGACGAAGAGATCTGCAAGAGACAGGCTCGGAAATAATGCTGACAGTTCCTCGTGGTATGGGAATGAACTCAGCAGCAATAAAAG ACATCGAGGCTATATAGGCATGTCAAATGGGCTACATG ATAGGCGAATTGGCAAAGATGATCTTCGATTAAAGCTCATGCGAAAAAGTGCATCTAGACAGTCTAAAAGGAACATAGACCTCCGTGAAAAACTGTTGAAGGCTCACCCTCTGTCAACACGTGTTAATTCCAGCCGGCTCATGCCTGAGCCAAGTGAGTCAAGCATGCCCAGGCAAACGCATTTGGCTAGAAGTTCTAATGATTTAACACAGATGGAATCCATGAGATGCTCCTACTCTCCTTGGTCATTAGATCATAATCTTTCAAGACAAAGATCACCTGATGGGTTTCCTAGCACATCCCATGCAATTTCACCTCGAAGAAATGCAGAAGAGTTGCAGAGGAGGCCATCAAACCAGACAATGGATGGTGTCAGGCAAGTTCCACGTGTAACTAGGAATGTTCTCGAGTCTACAAGGGCTACAAGGCCTCTAAGTGCTGCACCTTCCACTATGATGGCATGCTCCACAATTTCCACATTGCCTTCAGTAACGGCTAAGCCTGGGGCATCTTTTCTTGGCCAAATTCCTCCATCAAGCAGCATTGCTCAAAGGACTGCATATGTG GGCAATGAACAGCAATCCTACCAAACTGTTGATGGCCTGTTAAATGCACTGGGGCTCGCAAAATATGCAATTCTCTTCAAGGCTGAGGAA GTTGATATGACTGCATTGAAGCAGATGAGGGAAAATGACCTCAAAGAGCTTGGAATTCCAATg